In the Chlorobium limicola DSM 245 genome, one interval contains:
- the rpsU gene encoding 30S ribosomal protein S21, with the protein MVSVQINDNESIDKMLKRFKKKYERAGVLKEFRKRAYFVKPSVDSRLKRSRCKRRAQRANEESNS; encoded by the coding sequence TTGGTTAGTGTGCAGATTAATGATAACGAGTCCATCGACAAGATGCTGAAGCGCTTCAAAAAGAAATATGAGAGAGCTGGCGTGTTGAAGGAGTTCCGAAAGAGAGCATACTTTGTCAAACCGTCAGTGGACAGCCGTCTGAAACGTTCGAGATGCAAGCGAAGAGCTCAGAGAGCGAATGAAGAGAGCAATTCCTGA
- a CDS encoding pyridoxal-phosphate dependent enzyme: protein MSNHDIFGISTETPLVYIGQMARYLKAKVMAKLEYMNPACSHYYRAASAVIRDAEERKLIHPGMTLVDWTYGNSGIALAMAGVSRGYKLLLAAPDKISNEKKDVLKALGAEIVITPSDALPEEPRSCMKVAESLVRNIPNAFFANLYENPVSRDVHSNSTGREILQQTESRVTHVFVPMISGAMISGIGHLLKAEKPSIRIIGVEPEGSIYQSLFRKGVQDKPAAYELEEIGALQPSGFWDPSVIDDIVQVSDNDAFNCGRELLRAEAIFAGGASGAVMAAALHSAAAYGENDCIVAVLNDFGGYYLSKMFRDGWMKQKGYYRKAKTALEQITAEDILQLKARKDLIFANPEATLAEVFEMMKQNDVSQLPIVSYGTPIGSISENKILSILIENDEAMNSKVVGFMEPPFPVCQTDATISELSDKLQQSASGILISLSDGRLQLLTKSDLIDALTHK, encoded by the coding sequence ATGTCGAATCACGATATTTTCGGAATTTCAACCGAAACTCCACTTGTATATATCGGGCAGATGGCCCGGTATCTTAAAGCAAAGGTCATGGCCAAGCTGGAGTATATGAACCCTGCCTGCTCGCACTACTACCGTGCGGCTTCGGCGGTAATCCGCGATGCGGAGGAGCGGAAGCTGATCCATCCCGGCATGACTCTCGTTGACTGGACCTACGGCAACAGTGGTATTGCGCTTGCAATGGCAGGAGTAAGTCGGGGATACAAGCTGCTTCTGGCCGCTCCTGACAAAATTTCGAACGAAAAAAAAGATGTGCTCAAGGCGCTTGGCGCCGAAATAGTGATCACCCCTTCGGATGCGCTGCCTGAAGAACCGAGAAGCTGCATGAAGGTTGCGGAAAGTCTGGTAAGAAACATTCCCAACGCTTTTTTTGCCAATTTATACGAAAATCCTGTGAGCAGGGATGTCCATTCGAATTCAACCGGCCGGGAGATTCTGCAACAGACGGAAAGCCGGGTAACGCATGTTTTTGTCCCCATGATTTCCGGGGCCATGATTTCCGGAATCGGGCACCTGCTCAAGGCCGAAAAACCTTCGATCAGAATAATCGGCGTAGAACCGGAGGGTTCCATATACCAGAGCCTTTTCAGAAAAGGGGTTCAGGATAAACCTGCAGCATATGAACTCGAGGAGATCGGCGCGCTGCAGCCGTCGGGATTCTGGGACCCGTCGGTTATCGACGATATTGTCCAGGTCAGCGATAATGATGCATTCAACTGCGGAAGGGAGCTTCTGCGGGCTGAAGCTATCTTTGCGGGAGGAGCATCCGGAGCGGTTATGGCTGCCGCACTCCACTCTGCTGCCGCTTACGGCGAGAACGATTGCATCGTTGCCGTACTGAACGATTTCGGCGGCTACTATCTCAGTAAAATGTTCCGTGACGGCTGGATGAAACAGAAAGGATACTATCGTAAGGCAAAAACCGCTCTCGAACAGATTACAGCCGAAGACATCCTGCAGCTAAAGGCGCGAAAGGATCTCATTTTCGCCAATCCGGAAGCCACGCTTGCCGAAGTCTTCGAGATGATGAAGCAGAACGACGTATCGCAGCTTCCCATCGTTTCCTATGGCACCCCTATCGGCAGCATCAGCGAAAACAAGATTCTGTCAATTCTGATCGAAAACGATGAAGCCATGAATTCAAAAGTTGTGGGATTCATGGAACCGCCCTTTCCGGTCTGTCAGACGGATGCAACCATTTCGGAACTGTCGGACAAGCTGCAGCAGAGTGCTTCAGGAATACTTATCAGCCTTTCGGACGGAAGGCTCCAACTGCTTACAAAATCAGATCTTATCGATGCTCTGACGCATAAATAG